Part of the Cyanobacterium sp. T60_A2020_053 genome is shown below.
ATCTAAATCCCCAGCGCGCTTCCCCACATAATTAAAACCTAAACCTAAACCCAAACCCTCTAAATCTCCTTGTTGAATTTGATAACTACTCCATAATCCGAAACTATGATCACCGTAAATGGGATTAAAGATATTTACTGTTGTTGGTATAGAAGTATTTATTTTAGTGATTTGATCGTCGAAACGATTAAAATTAAAGTCAATTCCTGTCACTAACTGGTGTTTAATATTTCCTGTCTCAAATTCACCAACTACACTTGTATTAATACTATAATCATCAGAACGAAAAGCCCGATTGGCAAAAAAGCGAGTTAAATCTCCTGTAACTTCATTAAAATTGAAAGGTAGTACAGTATTGACTTGGTAGTTTTGTGCTTTGTAGCGAAAACCGTGATTTAAACTCCAATCATTGTTAAATTGATAAATTTGATGTAATGTCGTTAGCATTTCTGGAGTATTTTTCCCTAGTGGAAAATGAAATTTGGATGTATTATCTCCATTGAATAGTTTTTGTAATGGTTCAGAAATTGTTTTTTCTTCTATGACAAATTTATCAAAATAATCTATGGGTGCATAAATACTAATTATTTTGATTTCTGTATTATTGAGTAATGCTAGTTTGACTACTTATGCTTTATTTGCTTTTGTG
Proteins encoded:
- a CDS encoding TonB-dependent receptor — translated: MDYFDKFVIEEKTISEPLQKLFNGDNTSKFHFPLGKNTPEMLTTLHQIYQFNNDWSLNHGFRYKAQNYQVNTVLPFNFNEVTGDLTRFFANRAFRSDDYSINTSVVGEFETGNIKHQLVTGIDFNFNRFDDQITKINTSIPTTVNIFNPIYGDHSFGLWSSYQIQQGDLEGLGLGLGFNYVGKRAGDLDNSFYVDGYFITNMAIFYEKNDWRVGLNINNLFNTEYISSTNNARLFGNSPGQPFSVIGSVSVKF